In Cynocephalus volans isolate mCynVol1 chromosome 3, mCynVol1.pri, whole genome shotgun sequence, one DNA window encodes the following:
- the LOC134371551 gene encoding cytochrome P450 3A4-like isoform X1, producing MDLIPDFSLGSWVLLATSLVLIYLYGTHTHGLFKKIGIPGPTPLPVLGTIAGYFKVSGFWDFDIKCYKKYGHTWGLYDGRQPVLAITDTEMIKTVLVKECYSFFTNRRPFGPVGFMKSAVSISEDEEWKRMRTLLSPAFTSGKLKEMFPIIGHYGDVLVKNLRREAEKGKPVTMKDIFGAYSMDVITGTSFGINIDSLNNPQDPFVEKAKKLLRLNFFDPFFLLIVLFPFLTPIFEVLNISVFPRHVTEFFKDSVKRIKENRLKDKQKHRVDLLQLMIDSQNSGETPSRKGLSDMELVAQSIIFIFGGYETTSNTLSFIMYLLATHPDIQQKLQEEIDATLPNKAPATYDTLVQMEYLDMVVNESLRLFPIGGRLERLCKKDVEINGVFIPKGVVVMIPIFALHRDPKYWTEPEQFRPERFSKKNKDSIDPYIYMPFGSGPRNCIGMRFALMNIKLALIRVLQNFSFKPCKETQIPVKLSNQGIIQPSKPIVLLVESRTETISGA from the exons aTATGGAACCCATACACATGGACTATTTAAGAAGATAGGAATTCCTGGGCCAACACCTCTGCCTGTGCTGGGAACTATTGCAGGATACTTCAAGGTGAGT GGTTTTTGGGATTTTgacataaaatgttataaaaagtaTGGACATACGTGGGG GTTATATGACGGTCGACAGCCTGTGTTGGCTATCACGGATACAGAAATGATCAAAACAGTGCTAGTGAAAGAATGTTATTCTTTCTTCACAAATCGGCGG CCGTTTGGTCCAGTGGGATTTATGAAAAGTGCCGTCTCTATATCTGAGGATGAAGAATGGAAGAGAATGCGAACGTTGTTGTCTCCAGCCTTCACCAGTGGGAAACTCAAGGag ATGTTTCCCATCATTGGCCATTATGGAGATGTGTTGGTGAAAAACCTGAGACGGGAAGCAGAGAAAGGCAAGCCTGTCACCATGAAAGA CATCTTCGGGGCCTACAGCATGGATGTGATCACTGGCACGTCATTTGGGATAAACATTGATTCCCTAAACAACCCGCAAGATCCCTTTGTGGAAAAAGCCAAGAAGCTCTTAAGATTAAATTtctttgatcctttttttttattaatag TACTCTTTCCATTCCTTACTCCAATTTTTGAAGTATTAAATATATCTGtgtttccaagacatgttacagaaTTTTTTAAGGATTCTgtaaaaaggataaaagaaaaccgcctgaaagataaacaaaag cATCGAGTAGATCTTCTTCAGCTGATGATTGACTCCCAGAATTCTGGAGAAACTCCGTCCCGTAAAG GATTGTCTGATATGGAGCTTGTGGCCCaatcaattattttcatttttggtggCTATGAGACCACTAGCAACACTCTTTCCTTCATTATGTATTTATTGGCCACTCACCCTGACATCCAGCAGAAATTGCAGGAGGAGATTGATGCAACGTTGCCCAACAAG gcACCTGCCACCTATGACACCCTGGTACAGATGGAGTATCTTGACATGGTGGTGAATGAATCTCTCAGATTATTCCCAATTGGTGGCAGACTTGAGAGGCTCTGTAAGAAAGATGTTGAAATCAACGGGGTGTTCATTCCCAAAGGGGTAGTGGTCATGATACCAATCTTTGCTCTTCACCGAGACCCCAAGTACTGGACAGAGCCTGAGCAGTTCCGTCCTGAAAG GTTCAGTAAGAAGAACAAGGACAGCATAGATCCTTACATATACATGCCCTTTGGAAGTGGACCCCGGAACTGCATTGGCATGAGGTTTGCTCTCATGAACATAAAACTTGCTCTCATCAGAGTTCTGCAGAACTTCTCCTTCAAACCTTGCAAAGAAACCCAG ATCCCAGTGAAGTTAAGCAACCAAGGAATTATTCAACCATCAAAACCCATTGTTCTTCTGGTTGAATCAAGAACTGAGACCATAAGTGGAGCCTGA
- the LOC134371551 gene encoding cytochrome P450 3A4-like isoform X2 has translation MDLIPDFSLGSWVLLATSLVLIYLYGTHTHGLFKKIGIPGPTPLPVLGTIAGYFKGFWDFDIKCYKKYGHTWGLYDGRQPVLAITDTEMIKTVLVKECYSFFTNRRPFGPVGFMKSAVSISEDEEWKRMRTLLSPAFTSGKLKEMFPIIGHYGDVLVKNLRREAEKGKPVTMKDIFGAYSMDVITGTSFGINIDSLNNPQDPFVEKAKKLLRLNFFDPFFLLIVLFPFLTPIFEVLNISVFPRHVTEFFKDSVKRIKENRLKDKQKHRVDLLQLMIDSQNSGETPSRKGLSDMELVAQSIIFIFGGYETTSNTLSFIMYLLATHPDIQQKLQEEIDATLPNKAPATYDTLVQMEYLDMVVNESLRLFPIGGRLERLCKKDVEINGVFIPKGVVVMIPIFALHRDPKYWTEPEQFRPERFSKKNKDSIDPYIYMPFGSGPRNCIGMRFALMNIKLALIRVLQNFSFKPCKETQIPVKLSNQGIIQPSKPIVLLVESRTETISGA, from the exons aTATGGAACCCATACACATGGACTATTTAAGAAGATAGGAATTCCTGGGCCAACACCTCTGCCTGTGCTGGGAACTATTGCAGGATACTTCAAG GGTTTTTGGGATTTTgacataaaatgttataaaaagtaTGGACATACGTGGGG GTTATATGACGGTCGACAGCCTGTGTTGGCTATCACGGATACAGAAATGATCAAAACAGTGCTAGTGAAAGAATGTTATTCTTTCTTCACAAATCGGCGG CCGTTTGGTCCAGTGGGATTTATGAAAAGTGCCGTCTCTATATCTGAGGATGAAGAATGGAAGAGAATGCGAACGTTGTTGTCTCCAGCCTTCACCAGTGGGAAACTCAAGGag ATGTTTCCCATCATTGGCCATTATGGAGATGTGTTGGTGAAAAACCTGAGACGGGAAGCAGAGAAAGGCAAGCCTGTCACCATGAAAGA CATCTTCGGGGCCTACAGCATGGATGTGATCACTGGCACGTCATTTGGGATAAACATTGATTCCCTAAACAACCCGCAAGATCCCTTTGTGGAAAAAGCCAAGAAGCTCTTAAGATTAAATTtctttgatcctttttttttattaatag TACTCTTTCCATTCCTTACTCCAATTTTTGAAGTATTAAATATATCTGtgtttccaagacatgttacagaaTTTTTTAAGGATTCTgtaaaaaggataaaagaaaaccgcctgaaagataaacaaaag cATCGAGTAGATCTTCTTCAGCTGATGATTGACTCCCAGAATTCTGGAGAAACTCCGTCCCGTAAAG GATTGTCTGATATGGAGCTTGTGGCCCaatcaattattttcatttttggtggCTATGAGACCACTAGCAACACTCTTTCCTTCATTATGTATTTATTGGCCACTCACCCTGACATCCAGCAGAAATTGCAGGAGGAGATTGATGCAACGTTGCCCAACAAG gcACCTGCCACCTATGACACCCTGGTACAGATGGAGTATCTTGACATGGTGGTGAATGAATCTCTCAGATTATTCCCAATTGGTGGCAGACTTGAGAGGCTCTGTAAGAAAGATGTTGAAATCAACGGGGTGTTCATTCCCAAAGGGGTAGTGGTCATGATACCAATCTTTGCTCTTCACCGAGACCCCAAGTACTGGACAGAGCCTGAGCAGTTCCGTCCTGAAAG GTTCAGTAAGAAGAACAAGGACAGCATAGATCCTTACATATACATGCCCTTTGGAAGTGGACCCCGGAACTGCATTGGCATGAGGTTTGCTCTCATGAACATAAAACTTGCTCTCATCAGAGTTCTGCAGAACTTCTCCTTCAAACCTTGCAAAGAAACCCAG ATCCCAGTGAAGTTAAGCAACCAAGGAATTATTCAACCATCAAAACCCATTGTTCTTCTGGTTGAATCAAGAACTGAGACCATAAGTGGAGCCTGA
- the LOC134372482 gene encoding LOW QUALITY PROTEIN: olfactory receptor 2AE1 (The sequence of the model RefSeq protein was modified relative to this genomic sequence to represent the inferred CDS: inserted 4 bases in 3 codons): MWQRDQTSLADFILEGLFDDSLTHLFLFSSTLVVFLIAASDNTLTILLICADPWLHTPMYFLLSQLSLMDLMHVSTTXTNYLSGKMSISFIGCATQHFLCLSPGGVECLLLALMSYDHYVALCHPLHYTVLMNRKVGMMMVVMSWSGASMNSLIHTLILMHFPFCGPQKIHHFHCEFPAVVKLVCGDIRVYETTVYISRILLLLLSIFLVSTSYVFILXTVIQMCSDGSKRNAFATCSSHLTVVSLCFGACIFSYMRPRSQHTPFQDKAGSVFNSIITPTLNPLIXSLRNKDVAKALRRVLRRDIITQ, translated from the exons ATGTGGCAGAGGGATCAGACCTCCCTGGCAGACTTCATCCTTGAGGGGCTCTTTGATGACTCCCTCACCcacctcttccttttctcctcaacCTTAGTGGTCTTCCTTATTGCAGCCAGTGACAATACCCTCACCATTCTCCTCATCTGTGctgatccctggctccatacGCCAATGTACTTCCTGCTCAGCCAGCTCTCCCTCATGGACCTGATGCATGTCTCCACAA ATACCAACTACCTATCTGGCAAGATGTCCATCTCCTTCATAGGCTGTGCAACCCAGCACTTCCTCTGTTTGTCTCCGGGTGGTGTTGAGTGTCTCCTCCTAGCTCTCATGTCCTACGACCACTATGTTGCCCTCTGTCATCCACTGCATTATACTGTGCTCATGAACAGAAAGGTGGGAATGATGATGGTTGTCATGTCATGGTCGGGGGCATCCATGAACTCCCTAATTCACACCTTGATCTTGATGCACTTCCCATTCTGTGGGCCTCAGAAAATCCACCACTTCCACTGTGAGTTTCCAGCTGTTGTGAAGTTGGTCTGTGGTGACATCAGAGTTTATGAGACCACGGTATACATCAGCAgaatccttcttctcctcctctctatCTTCCTGGTTTCTACATCCTATGTCTTTATCCT CACAGTCATTCAGATGTGTTCAGATGGGAGCAAGAGAAATGCCTTTGCCACTTGTAGCTCTCACCTCACTGTGGTGTCCCTCTGCTTTGGTGCCTGCATCTTCTCATACATGAGGCCCAGGTCCCAGCACACTCCATTTCAAGACAAAGCTGGTTCTGTGTTCAATAGCATCATTACTCCCACACTGAATCCTCTGA AATCTCTCAGGAATAAGGATGTAGCTAAGGCTCTGAGGAGAGTGCTAAGGAGAGATATTATCACCCAATGA